The following coding sequences lie in one Fundulus heteroclitus isolate FHET01 chromosome 20, MU-UCD_Fhet_4.1, whole genome shotgun sequence genomic window:
- the LOC105919604 gene encoding red-sensitive opsin — protein sequence MAEQWRKQPFAARQHDEDTTRGSAFIYTNSNNTKDPFEGPNYHIAPRWVYNLATVWMFVVVVLSVFTNGLVLVATAKFKRLRHPLNWILVNLAIADLGETVFASTISVCNQFYGYFILGHPMCVFEGYVVSICGIAALWSLTIISWERWIVVCKPFGNIKFDAKWATAGIMFSWVWPAVWCAPPIFGWSRYWPHGLKTSCGPDVFSGSEDPGVQSYMIVLMVTCCIIPLAIIILCYLAVYLAIHAVAVQQKDCESTQNAEKEVSRMVVVMIVAFCICWGPYASFACFAAANPGYAFHPLAASIPAYLAKSATIYNPVIYVFMNRQFRKCIMKLFGKGVDDESEVSTSKTEVSSVAPE from the exons ATGGCAGAACAATGGAGAAAACAACCATTTGCTGCCAGGCAGCATGATGAAGATACAACGAGGGGTTCTGCATTCATATACACAAACAGCAATAATACTAAAG atccttttgaggGACCAAACTACCACATCGCTCCTCGATGGGTTTACAATCTTGCAACTGTCTGGATGTTTGTCGTGGTGGTTTTATCAGTTTTCACCAACGGCCTTGTCTTGGTGGCCACGGCAAAATTCAAGAGACTTCGTCATCCCCTGAACTGGATCTTGGTCAACCTTGCTATTGCTGATCTTGGAGAGACAGTCTTTGCCAGCACCATCAGTGTATGCAACCAGTTTTATGGATATTTCATTCTGGGACATCCAATGTGCGTCTTTGAAGGCTATGTTGTCTCAATTTGTG GTATTGCTGCTCTTTGGTCCCTGACTATCATCTCCTGGGAAAGGTGGATAGTTGTGTGCAAACCTTTTGGAAATATCAAGTTTGATGCCAAATGGGCCACAGCTGGAATCATGTTCTCCTGGGTTTGGCCTGCAGTGTGGTGTGCTCCTCCCATCTTTGGATGGAGCAG GTACTGGCCCCATGGACTGAAAACCTCTTGTGGACCTGATGTGTTCAGTGGAAGTGAAGACCCTGGAGTCCAGTCCTACATGATCGTCCTCATGGTTACATGCTGCATCATTCCTCTGGCTATTATCATCCTGTGTTACCTGGCTGTATATTTGGCCATCCATGCT GTTGCTGTACAGCAAAAGGATTGTGAGTCAACCCAGAATGCTGAGAAGGAAGTGTCCAGGATGGTTGTAGTCATGATCGTGGCTTTTTGTATCTGTTGGGGACCTTACGCCTCTTTTGCCTGCTTTGCCGCAGCCAACCCCGGATATGCCTTCCATCCATTGGCTGCCTCCATACCTGCATATTTAGCTAAGAGTGCCACAATCTATAACCCAGTTATCTATGTCTTCATGAACCGACAG TTCCGCAAATGCATCATGAAGCTCTTTGGCAAAGGGGTGGATGATGAATCTGAAGTGTCCACATCAAAGACAGAGGTCTCCTCTGTGGCTCCCGAATAA